The Paenibacillus mucilaginosus 3016 genome includes the window CTTAGGGAAGACGAAGAACCCGTTATTGCCCGGCTCGGCCGGTACCCGATTGCCGCCTGGGCCGGCGAACGGAACCACATCCACTACCGCATCCGGAACGGCCTTCTTCAGGTTATTGGCCGAGGTAGCCGCGGCAGAGGCCACGGTATTCACCCGGATGGCCACCTTCCCGGCATTCCACTTGTTGTCGGCATCCGCCGCCTGGACGACGGAGAAGTCCTGGTTGATCAGCTTCTCTGCATACAGCCGCCTCAGCAGCTTCAGCGAGTCCTGGTAGGGCGCCGTCATGAACTCCGGGATGACTTTGCCGTCCACAAGCCCCCATTTGTTCGGAGCTCCCTGGGCGACGGCCAGCCGGGTCAGGAACGCGCTGCTCGCAACCGGGTCATTATAGGATTTGTCGAGGAACATCCCGTACGTGTCGGCTTGGCCGTTCTTGTCGGGATCCTTCTCCGCGACGGTCTTCATCATCTGATACCAATCGTCGATCGTCACCGGAGCCTTCAGCCCCAGCGCATCGAACCAGTCCTTGCGGTGCGTTATGCCGGCCCTGCCGATATCCCGGTACAGCGGGAGCCCGTAGAGCTTCCCGTCGACCTTGATGTTGTCGTAATGCATCGGATTTGGCTCGGCCAGATTCTTGTAATCCTTCAGATACGGACCGATCTCCCAGAACAGACCGGATTGGATGGCGCTGAGCGTGGTCGCATTGAAGGTCAGCTTGAACGCTTTGGGCATATCGCCGGAGGCGATCATGACGTTCTTTTTGTCCTCGAAGGCCGCGGTCGGAATCCATTGAATCTCCAGCCGGGAGTTCGTGTACTGCTCGATGGCCCGTTCGATTTCACTATCCGCTTTGGGGGCCTCGCCGACCTGCGGCGTCCCGATGGTAATCTCAAGCGGTCCATCACCTGCTCCCCCCTTGGCCCCGTTGGCCGAATCCTTGGCGGCCGTCTGATCGCTGCTGCACCCGGCAAGTGATCCTGCGGTCAGCACCATGGAAAGCAGCAAAGCTGCACCCTGACGTTTTCTCTTCATTCCGAAACCCTCCTTTTGCATCTGTTTGTATCTGGTTGAACCGGGACGGCCCGCTATCCCTTGACCGATCCCAGCATAACGCCTTTCGCAAAGTGCTTCTGAAGAAACGGGTAGACGAGCAGGATCGGCACCGTCGCAATGACGATCGAAGCCATACGGATCGTCTGCGGCAAATAATCCTCCGGGTCCTGCTGCGTGGTGGAATCCCCGATCTGGTCCTGCGAGAGCAGCACAATCTGCCGGAGAACAATCTGGACCGGAAACTTCACGGAATCGTTAATGTACATAACGGCGTTGAAGTAGGTGTTCCAGTGGCCCACCGCATAGAACAGGCCGAAGGTCGCCATAGCCGGCAGGGATAAGGGCAGCACGATGCGGAACAGAATCCCCAGATCGCTGCAGCCGTCGATTCTGGCCGCGTCCTCCAGCCCGTCGGGAATCTGCTGGAAGAAGTTCTTCAGTACGATCAGATTAAAGGCGCTGATCGCCGTAGGGATCATCAGCGACCAATACGTATTGATCATGCCGAACGCTTTGACGACAAAATAGGTCGGGATCATCCCCCCGCTGAACAGCATCGTGATCAGGACCAGAAGCAGGATCGTCCGCCTGCCCTTCAGTGTGCTGCGTGCCAGAGGATACGCCGTGATGGAGGTGAAGAACAGATTGATCGCGGTTCCGAACACGGTGATATAGACCGAAACCAGGATGGCTCTCATCATCGTATCCGTCGAGAAAATATACTGATAGGCCGCAAAGGTGAATTCCTTCGGGAACAGCAGCAGCCCTCCCTTAACCACCTCCGCCGGGGAGGTAAACGATACGGCAAGAATGTACAGGAATGGAATCACGGTAATCAGCGAAAAGAGCAGCAGCAGGGAAGCATTGGCCGCATTGAACAGCTTGCTGCCGACCGTCCGGTTCTCAATGGACACTTCATTCTCCCTCCTCGTGTTAATAGACGCCTTCTTCTCCGAATTTCTTGGCCAGCCAATTGGCGCCAAGCACCAGGACCAGTCCGACCGCCGATTTGAACAGGCCCACCGCCGCACTGTAGCTGTACTGCGCCTGGGTTAACCCTTTCAGGTAAACATAGGTGTCGAACACTTCCCCGACTTCCCTGTTGACGGAATTGAGCATGAGGAAGATATGCTCGAAGCCCGTGTCCAGGAAGCTGCCCAGACGCAGAATGAACAGGATGACGATCGTGCTGCGGATCGCGGGCAGCGTAACGTGCCAGAGCTGCCGCCAGCGGCCGGCTCCATCGATGCGTGCCGCCTCATAGAGCTGCAGGTCCACGCCGGACAAAGCCGCCAGGAAAATAATCGTCCCCCCATCCGGCCTCCTTCCAGATGGATTGGGAGATGATCATCGTCCGGAACCATTCCTCGCTGAGCAGGAAAGGAATCTTCTCAAAGCCGAGCCGGGCGATGATATCGTTAATAATGCCCCCTTCCGTCGTAAGAAGCACATAGAAAATGCCGACGGCCACCACCCACGAAACGAAATGCGGCAGATACAGCATCGTCTGGACCCACCGCTTGAACGTCTCCCGGCGAACCTCATTTAACATCAGGGCCAGAATGATGGGCAGCGGAAAGAAGAACACCAGGTTATACATCGCAAGAACAAACGTATTTCGGAACAGCATCCAGAATTGCGGCTCGGTGAAGAACCGTTCAAAGTGCTTCAACCCTACCCATGGACTCTCCAAAAATCCGATATGCGGCTTGTAGTCCTGGAAAGCGATGGCCAATCCGAACATGGGCACGTACTTGAATAGTAGAAAGTACAAGACGCCCGGGACAAGAAGCATGTACAGCCATTTGTCCCTGAGGATCTGTCGTCCCGCCGGAAACCGTCTAGGCTTGACTGCTGAAACTGCTGCCAGCTGAACTTCATATTGCCGTTTCATCCCTTTCCCTCCTGTTGATGTGGATTGCACTCAAGACAGCGCTTACAACTCCGATCATAAGAGACCGCGGTCTGACAGGCAATAGTACTGCCGCAACCAATCCCTTCCGAAGCCTGATACCACGGGCTTTTTTCCACCCGGATCATCATCTTTTGCACAGGCATCGTACTCGTTTAACCCGCTTCGGCACCGTATCGGCAGACGATCAGAACGGGGGTTCTGCAAAAATGCACAAAAAAACAAGGGCGGCTGCCGCGGCAGTCCGCTCCTTGCTGGGAATCCGATTCTTATTCACATGCCATCCAAAGAAGGAGTTTTCCTTCAATGGGACTTTTTTGCTCCCATGCGAAAAGCCGCTGCTTAGGAAGGGTCTTCCGCTAAGACAACCGCTCTCTGGAACGGTAACGCGGATGCTCTGAAAGCATAGACCCCAGCAAGCTTCTCACCGCGGGGTGAGGCGACAGCAGAAACTGCTCTTTACGCTCGCAGTACTCGGCCACCTGGCCCTTCTCCATCACCGCCAGTGCATCGGCAATCGTATAAGCCGCTTTGATATCATGGGTAATGAACAGATAAGACAGCCCAAACGCGGACCTCAGGTCGCTCAGCAAACGCAGAATATTCGTCTGATGGACCATATCCAGGGAGCTGACCGCCTCGTCCAGCACGATCATCTTCGGCTTCAAGGCGATCGCCCTTGCGATATTGATTCGCTGCAGCTGGCCTCCGCTGAATTGATGAGGATACTTCCCCCCATCCTTGGCGCTTAATCCGACACGCTCCAGCAGCTCTCCGACGGCCCGTTTTTGCTCCTGGGGCGACAAGGATTCATAATTGCCGAGCGGCTCACCGATGATTTGCTCGGCCGTCATCCTGGGGTTCACCGAGGAGTAACAATCCTGGAACACCACCTGGAGATCCCGGCGCAGCTGCCTGCGTATTTTGGAATCCACCGCATACAGATCGTGTCCCTGAAAGAGAACCTGGCCCTGCTTCGGCTTCTCCAACCCGAGAATGACCCGGCCCAGCGTACTCTTGCCGGCCCCGCTCGCTCCCAGAAGCCCGAGACATGTCCCTTCTTCGATCCGAAGCGATACGCCCGACAGTATATTCGTGTCCCGCTTGGAACGTCTGAACAAAGAGGAAGAGGCGTACGCATGCGTTACCTCGTTCACTTGAAGCAGTGTCAATCTACTCACCTCGATTCGGGGTCAGGACCAGATACAATGGGCCATCTCCGGACTGATTTGGAGCATGGGCCTTGCAGCCAGCAGGGTTTGGGTATACGCATGCTTCGGGTGATCGAACAGCTCGAACACATCCGCCTGCTCCACAATACGGCCCTGCTGCATGACCGCAACATCATCGGCCATCTCAGCGATGACCCCCAGATCATGAGAGATCAGGAGGATCGCTGTCCCATGGTCCTGCCTTACCCTGTCGAGCAGCCGCAATACCTGAAGCTGATTCGTCACGTCCAGTGCGGTAGTCGGCTCATCCGCAATAATGACCGATGGGTTCAGGCATACGCTCAGGGCGATCATCACACGCTGCAGCATGCCTCCGCTCAATTCGAACGGGTACTTCCGCAGAAGCTCGGAAGAATGAGGCAGATTGACGTCCGACATCGCACTGCAGGCCAACTCCGCCGCCTGCTTTTTACTGAGGCTGGTATGGGTGCGAATCGTTTCAATGAATTGGGTGCCTATGGGATAGACGGGCGAGAAGGCGTTCATCGGATTCTGCATAATGAGCGCCACCTCTTTCCCTCTGATCCGGCGCATGTCCTCTTCTTTGCGTCCGTTCAGCTCGCGGCCGTTCAAGCGAATGCTGCCTTCCACCTCGGATGCTTTTCGCTCCAGCATCTGCATGAGAGCTAACGACGTGACGGTTTTGCCGCTGCCGCTTTCTCCCACAAGACCAAGGACACGCCCCGGTTTCAGTTCAAAATCTATGGAATGTACAAGCGGCAGCTTCCCCTGCTCCGTCTTGACCGTTACCTTCAGATCCTTCACCTGCAGTACAGGGCTTGTTTGTTCTGCCACTACGCTCAGTCCTTCTTTTTAGAAACGTCGTTTTACGCCATACCGCTCTGACAAAGCCTCTCCAAGCAGATTGAACGTCGCTACAACAACAACGATCAGCAGGCCCGGATAGAGCATCAGCTGCGGATGATTGCGTATGAATGATTTCCCTTCGTTCACCATGGCGCCCCACTCCGGCGTCGGAGGCTGAATGCCCAGGCCCAGGAAGGACATGGCGGAGATATCCATGATCGCCCATCCCATCTCCAATGTGCCGATGACCAGAATCGGAGGCAGGATATTGGGAATCATATGCCTTCGGATGATCTGCCACTGCGAGGAACCGCTGACCCGTGCCGCCGTAATGAAGTTCCGGTCCTTGAGACCGACCACCAGATTACGGAACATGCGCGCATAATACACCCACTGCACCATCATCAAAGCAATCACCAATTGAAACAAGCCCGGACCCAGGATGCCGACCAGACCCAATACCAGGATCAGACTCGGAAACGCCATGACCCCTTCGCAGAACCGCATCAATACGGCATCCAGCCAACCGCCCCGGTACCCGGCCGCGGTTCCCACCAATAATCCGAGCCCCAGGGAACAGATGAATATCAAGGAAGCAAAGCCTAACGAAACACGCGAGCCATACAGGAGTCTCGACAGATTGCACCGGCCCAGCTGATCCGTCCCCAGCGGGTAGTCCCATGAGGGACTCTGCAGCTTGACCGCCAAATTCACATGAACCGGATCGTGGGGTGCAATCCATGGGGCGAATACACTCACGAGAAAGAAAAACACGATAATGATGGAGCATACGGCGACAGCCTTCTGACTTTTGAACCCTCTGCGTAATCCGCCAATCACTGGTCAGCCCTGCCTTTCCGTGAGATCCGGGGATCCATGTACAATTGGAGCAGATCCACAATGAGGTTGCATCCCACCACAATGCAGACGGACAGCAGCACGTAGCATTGGATCACCGGAATATCGCGGTTCACAATCGATTGAACGAAGTAGCGCCCGAACCCGGGCCAAGAGAATACCTGCTCTACGATGATAGCTCCCGTCAATAATTTCCCCATGTTCATGCCCAGTGCCGTGATCATAGGCAGGATGGCAATCCTCAGCACATATTTCAGCATGATCACTCTCTCTTTGATCCCTCTCGTTCGGGCATACCGCACGTAGGCTTCCTGCAGCTCCTCCAGCACCGTCGTCCGGAGCAGGCGCGTATAGATGGCGATGAGCCACAGCGCCAGCGTGACCGACGGCAGCACGAGGTGCTGCCAAGTCCCTCTGCCTTCTACGGGGAGCCAGTCGAGCTTAACCGAGAAGAAATAAACCAATAAGTACCCAAGCCAAAAAATCGGAATACAGGCGCCGATATACGAAAGCACCCTGCTCGAATAATCGACCGCACCGTTTTTAAAAATCGCGGATAAAAAGCCGATCGGCACACTGACGAGGATCGCTAGAAGAATACTGCACAGGGCAAGCTGAATCGTGGCCGGGAACTTCAGCACCACTTCCTGCCATACGGGCTCATTCGTAATATAAGATGTGCCGAAATCGAGCCGGCACATCTTCATCACGGATTGAGCATATTGAACAAGAAGGGGCTGATCCAGGCCGAATTCATGCCTCTTGGCAGCAAGCACCTCATCGTCGGGATGAATGTGGGCCGCGGCGAGATAGGCTTCGGCCGGGTCCACGGGTCCCACTTTGATCATGACAAACATAAGAAACGAGGCAAACAGCACAATGGGAACAATGGAAAGAATTCGTTTGCCGATATAGATGGCCATGTCCTGCCTCCTGCCCGTTACTCCTTCGTGTCGATTCCGTAGAACGGATGCTCGTCACGATTCGACGGGAACTGAACGGTGCTCACGTCTTTCTGGTAAACAGCGAGCTTCTTGATATAAGAGATCGGAAGGATCGATGACTGCTCCTGCAGTGTCGTGAGCACGGAACTGAACAACGCGGTACGCGCCTTTTCATCCGTTGTGGTCATGCCTTCCTTGATTTTCTGGTCAATCTCCGCTTTCATAGGCAGGGCCTGCAGCGGATCGGAAAGTCCGAAGCCCTTCTGCACCACTCCCGTCATGAAGGAATGCGGGTCATACGGAGCCCCGAAGTTGGAGTAGAAATTCATATCGAATTCATTCGCTTTTCTGCGCTGAATGTATACCGTTAATTCGACGCCGGTGATGTTCAGCTTGACGCCGATCGCAGCCCATTCGGCCTGCAGCGTTTCGGCCATGGCTTTTTGCGTTAAGTCGGCCTTGTCGTAAAGCAATTCCAGCTCGAGCGCTTTCCCGTCTTTTTCACGAACCGTTTTTCCGGCGGACAGCTTCCAGCCCGCTTCTTCCAGCAGCGCTTTCGCCTGCTCCACATTGTACTCCACCGGCTTGACGTCGATGTTGGCATAAGGCAGGTTCTTCGGCAGGATATTGTCGGCCTTCTCTTCCATCCCCAGCGTTACGCCTTCCACCATGGCCTGCTTATTGAAGCCTTGATGAAGCGCCTGGCGAACCCGCAGATCCGCAAGCTTCTCGTTCATCGTGTTGAGCACCAGGTTGCGGGTGCCTACCGGCTCGGACAGCTTGGCCTCATATTTTCCTGTCTGCTCCAGCTGCTTGTAGGCGTCGAAGCTGATCACCCCTTCACCGAAGATCAGATCCAGATCCCCCTTCTCGAAGGCCAGCACACGGGTTTCCGCATCCGGAACCACTTTCACGACAACCTTATCGACCTTCGGCTTCTCTCCCCAATAGTTCGGATTGGGGATAAACGTCGCAGACTCATCCTTCTTGTATTCACCGAGCATCCAAGGCCCGGTTCCGATCGGGTTCTTCACGCCCTTGGAGGTGTCGCCATCGTCAGGAAAGCCCGATTCCGCAAGAAACCGGACGGGACGCACGACAGCCAGATCGTGCAGGGTCGGATAATACGCCTCTTTGAGCGTCATCTTGAACGTAGCGTCATCGACCGCTTCCGTCTTCTCGAGCACGCTGATGACGCCCAGCCAGGTATGTAACTTCATATTTTTCAACACCGCATCAAAGTTCTTCTTGACGGTGGCGGCCGTAAAGGCGGTGCCGTCCGAGAATTTGACATTGCTGCGGAGCTTGAATGTGTATTCCTTGCCATCCGGCGAAAGCGTCCAGGATTCGGCCAGATGGGGGACAATCTTCCCATCCTTATACGCAACCAGCGGCTCGTAGATCATCGATTGGGCAAACAGCTGGGAAGGGTTATACAGATGCGGATTCATCGGCCCGATATCCCTTGGCCACGCCATCGTTACCGTTTCTTCCTTATTCCCCGTGGCAGCGGTCTCGGCGGTCGCTCCGGCATTCTCGGTCTTCGGTGTAGAACAGCCTGCGACTGCGGCCGATAAGGCCAGAAGCAAAGACATGCTGAGCAGCAGACTCTTTCTCTTGGTTGCAAACATTGACAAGTGACCCCTCTCTGTAGTGATAATGATTATCACTGATAGAAGATATCATACGTCATCTTATTAAAAATTGTCAATGTAATAAACTTCCGATTGCTAAAATCGTTACAGCTTATCGATCTCTTCATCATGGGGGTAAGCCATGGAAAAATCGGACAAGAAGCCCCCTCTCTGTTTTCGTTGTCCTCCCATCCATCCTCATGCTATATTTCATGAATACTCTTACCGAGAAAGGAGAAGAAGTAGTGGCTGTTCAAGGTCCATTCTCACCCGGACAAATCAAGCTGTACCTGCTCGCCGTCTTATTCTTCTCGGCCAACGCGATTCTGACGGTCATTCTCCCCCTGCAAAGCGATGCCCAAGGAATGGAGCAGGGTGAAATCGGCCTGATGATGGGCGCTTATATGCTGACTTGTATGCTTTTCCGCCCCTGGGCCGGGCAGTGGCTCAGCCGGTACGGAGCGCTTGCGGTCATGCGCATCCTCCTGCTCGTTCACGCCGTCTGCCTGGTCCTGTTCGCCGTCACCGGCACCGACAGCTATCTATGGCTTCGCGCCCTGCAAGGGGCCGTTACCGCCTTCTTCTCCATGATCATGCAGCTGTCGATGGTCACGATGCTCTCTGCCGCGGACCGCGCCCAGGGCATGTCGCTCTATACGCTGTCCACCATGATCCCCCAGCTGTTTGGGCCCATGGCGGCCTTATTCCTATGGGAGACGGGAGAGCCTTCCCTGTACCTTGGGGTCATGATCGCTTTGAGCGTCACGACCTGGCTGACCGGCTTCCTGGCCCCGCTGCCCGCCGCCCCTTTGGGGGAGGGGTCTTATACCTTCCGGGAGATGCTCCGGTCGACAGCCCAGCTGTGGCACAACCGGATCCTGCTCGTCTGCTCCGTCGTGATGCTGCTCGCTTCCTGCATCTTCGGCGCCGTGTCCACTTTCCTGCCGCTGTATATGGAGAAGACCGGCACGGGGCATGCGGGCTATTATCTCATGCTGCAGGGCCTCGTCGTGGTGGTCTGCCGCTTCGTCCTGCGTAAGCACATCCCATCGGACGGGAGCTGGCATACCGGACTCATCGCGGGGCTCCTGCTGTCCGCGGCCGCCGGTTCCCAGCTCCTGTCCCTGATGGAGTCGCTTGGCGCCCTCGTGTATGTCTCGGCCGTATGCAACGGACTGGCAGTAGCCTTCCTGTATCCCACATTGGTCACTTATCTGTCCTTTGTGCTGCCTTCCCGCAGCCGAGCTGTCCTGCTGGGCCTGTTCATTTCATCCTATGATCTGGGCTTCTCTTCCGGGGGACTCTTCATGGGGATGCTCGCCCAAAGGATCAGCTACTCCGGCATGTTCACCTTTTGCGCGTGGCTGGGGTTATCCGCCTTCCTCGTCGTGCTTATGAACAAGAAGCGAATGAGCACATCGAAGGCGGAATCGTGAGGGATTAGTAAGAAAACGCCTGACGGCGTCCTTTAAGATCTCTGCGTGCTATCCCATACCGTGGTGCATGGGAGGGGATGGGTATGGGGTTCCAACCGCTCATGAAGTCGTGTCCCATTTGAATTTCTTAGTGGTAAGGACACGCCTTCAAAGGCGGCCCGTAAACTCTCCACCCCATACCCATTCCCTCTCTCATCTGCTCTCTACTTCCCCTGAAATTTTATAAGTACCAAACAACAAAGAGCTGACTGCCGCGGCAGTCAGCTCTTTGTCCTGTAGGGATCGTTCACTTCATTATTTCAGATATTCTACGGCCGCCCGTTCGATAGCAAGCCCGCTCTTGTAACGCCCCATGAATACTTCAAAGCCTTCGACATCCTTCGGATCAGGGGAGATGGTTTCGCCGGCCTCTCCTGCGAAGACTTTCTGGCTCAGGTACGCTTCCAGCGTTTCATTCTCCGACTTGTTGATCATATAGGAGGCCAGCAGGGCAATACCCCAGGCTCCGCCCTCACCGGCCGTCTCCATCACGGAAACCGGTGTATTGAGCGCCGCAGCCATAATGCGCTGTCCTACGCCCTTCGTCTTGAACAAGCCGCCGTGGCCCAGGATTTCATCGAGCTGGACATTCTCTTCCTTCAGAAGAATGTCCATGCCGATCTTCAGTGCGCCAAGAGCGGTAAACAAGTGGACGCGCATGAAATTGGCCAGGTTGAAGTTGCTGTCGGAGGAACGCACGAACAGCGGACGCCCTTCTTCGAAATGGGTCATATGCTCACCGGAGAGATACCCGTATGCCAGCAGGCCCCCGCAATCCGGATCTCCCTGAAGGGCAAGGTTATACAGCGTGCCGTACAGCTTGTTCATATCCGTGTTCAGACCCATGGCCTTACCGAATTCTTCGAACAAACCCACCCATGCGTTCAGGTCGGAAGAGCAGTTGTTGGAGTGAGCCATGGCTACCAGGTTACCGGTAGGGGTCGTCACGAGGTCGATCTCTCCATAGGCTTTGGACAATTCCTTCTCCAGCACCACCATGGCGAATACGGAGGTCCCGGCGGATACGTTCCCTGTGCGCTTCGCTACACTGTTGGTTGCGACCATTCCGGTCCCTGCATCGCCTTCCGGCGGACACAGCGGAATGCCGGCCTGCAGTTCGCCGGTCACGTCCAGCAGCTTGACTCCTTCTTCCGTAAGCACGCCGGCGCTCGCACCTGCTGTCAGCACCTGAGGCAGGATGTCCTCCAGCTTCCATGGAAGATTACGGGAAGCAATCAGCTCGTTGAACTGATTTACCATGGCAGCGTTATAGTCCTTGGTAGCGATATCAATCGGGAAGACCCCGGATGCTTCTCCGACGCCCAGCACCTTTTGTCCCGTCAGTTTCCAATGGATGTACCCGGCCAGTGTGGTCTGGAAGCCGATCTCAGCCACATGCTCTTCCCCATTCAAGATCGCCTGATACAGGTGAGCAATGCTCCAGCGCTGCGGGATGTGGTAGTTGAACAGTTCCGTCAGCGTCTCGGAAGCGGGGCCGGTGATATTGTTTCTCCAGGTGCGGAAAGGAACCAGAAGCTCTCCCGCTTGGTTGAACGCCATATAGCCGTGCATCATGCCGCTGAAACCGATCGCTCCGATCTTCTGCAGGGTGACGCCATACTGCTGCTTCACGTCGGCAGCCATCTTCTGGTAGCTGTCCTGTATGCCCTTCCAAATTTCCTCCGTGCTGTAAGTCCAGATGCCGTTCACATAGCTGTTCTCCCAGTCGTGGCTGCCCGATGCGATGGCGGTATGATCTTCACCAATAAGAACCGCTTTAATCCGAGTGGAACCAAGCTCAATACCAAGTACTGTTTTGCCGCTCTCGATGGCATGTTTCACATCAAAACTCATGAATGCTCCCCCATCACACAATTTAAATTAATGGTTTTCATTACGGTAAATTAATTCATATAAAGATAAATAAATTATACACTTACTATACCATAGAATAAAAGACTGGAGATTTAAAAATATTCTATCCCACTATACAAAATTTCGATAGCGGCGTTGGACCCTCCGCATAAAAAAAGGCCGCGGTATTTACGCGGCCATTCATCGCAATCCTTTGATGCCCCGGCGGTGATTTAAAAAATGCTGTCGGGAACGTAATAAATTTTCTGCGTATTCTGTTTGTTCACCGGGTCTGTAACGATAGTAAAATAAACGTTCCCGTCTTTCGTCTGTACCCCCTCGATTTCATGGGTTCCCACATTCGTAATTCTCACGAGCGTTTTGTACACTCCTGTATTCGTCATCATAGCAATCTGCGGGGTCTCGCCTTCCGCGCCGCCCGACGTATAAAGCTCCGTATTCCCGAGCAGATCCAGCCCTTGGAACGAGCCGTTCGGTCTGACGATCCCGCTGCCCGACTGCGTAAAGCTGCCCACGGATGCGCTGACCGCCGCCGCACTGTCCATACGCACCTGTTCATTGCTGTCCAGGAGCTTGTTCAATGCCGCCGTGTCATACATGGACCAGGTGACCGTTCCTTCCGCGGTTTGGACGCGAAACAGAGTGTGGGTACTGTTGCCGCCGCCGTCCACACGGTAGGTTTCGCCCAGTCTTGTACCGGTCGTGTTGGCGTAATTCATGTAAGTGAACCGGTGAAGATCCGTATAATCGACGGTCACGCCGGGAGCGTATTGAAGCCTTGCTACCTGGAGCGACCAGTAATAGCTGGTCGAAGCATCCGCTTTGGAACTGAAATAAAAGTAATTGATGCCATTGTACGTATACATATCGAGGGTCTGGCAGTGGCCGGTATTCGTAATGGTCATTTCATCCACGTAGGTTGCGTCGTTTCCACTAATGAGCAGTCTGGAAAGATAGCACGTTCCCTGAGACCGCTGAGTGACGTAAACATACTTCGAAGCGATATAAGCTTTCTGGACAGCCACGTTGTGCTTGAGTCCCTTGAGATTGTAGGCAAGTGTCGCTGAAGCGTTGACCGTTTTCTCCGGAGCTGCCGCTTGCGCCGGCATACCGGACATTCCAAATAGAAGCAGCGTGAGTAGAGCGCAGATAAGAACTTTTAGCTGCTTGGGGTTCAGACTCCACGATGGAATATGAAACATTACGATTCCTCCCTTGTTTGGCCGTATCAGGTTTAATCGGCATGCCGTAAAATCCGCATGTTCTGGAACAGATCCCACATCCTTCCATTTGATTCTGTTCCCATGTTATCGTTTCCCCGCCCGAAGCGTCAAGGCCGGGATCAGCTTCGAGTAGGATGATCGAAAAAAACAGGCATCCGCAATTCGGCACGCCTGCTGTTATCTCACCGCCTCGGCTATGAAACTTCCCGCTTCCGCCCGTCCAGGCACAGCTCACTTTGGCGCCTGGCCCCGGTACCACTCGTTCGCCTCGCCAAGCACCTGCTCACCGCCGGCTTCCCTAAACGCCTTGACGAAACCGTCAAACGCCTCGATGGGCGTATCTCCCGTAATCATGGCAACATAGGCTTTATTGCGGAGTTTAATCAGCTCCGGGCCGTATTGGATCAGGGAAGGCAGGGGAACCTTCAGCGCATTGTAAATGCCGTGCTCCCCGAGCCCAAGGGTGGAGGCCCACTGCTCCCTACGGCCCCTCGGGCGCTGCGGAACCATCATGCCGATATTGGCCCCAATGTGGTTGGTATAATTGGCGCTCCGATCAAATGGAGGCAGGATGACGACATCGTCC containing:
- a CDS encoding extracellular solute-binding protein, whose amino-acid sequence is MKRKRQGAALLLSMVLTAGSLAGCSSDQTAAKDSANGAKGGAGDGPLEITIGTPQVGEAPKADSEIERAIEQYTNSRLEIQWIPTAAFEDKKNVMIASGDMPKAFKLTFNATTLSAIQSGLFWEIGPYLKDYKNLAEPNPMHYDNIKVDGKLYGLPLYRDIGRAGITHRKDWFDALGLKAPVTIDDWYQMMKTVAEKDPDKNGQADTYGMFLDKSYNDPVASSAFLTRLAVAQGAPNKWGLVDGKVIPEFMTAPYQDSLKLLRRLYAEKLINQDFSVVQAADADNKWNAGKVAIRVNTVASAAATSANNLKKAVPDAVVDVVPFAGPGGNRVPAEPGNNGFFVFPKSSVKSEEELKRLLAFFDKLLEPEMSTLLTRGLEGKHFKKTDDGKAEFLDLNLFNLEVKPFRDSLPSFEVTGKGLPLKLDALQEKGWKVISDNLKNVVPNVALTLNSKTYVENGSELDTHIRDAQTKFIMGKLDEAGFQAEIEAWRKMGGDKVIEEFTAEYAKQKK
- the nikD gene encoding nickel import ATP-binding protein NikD; this translates as MAEQTSPVLQVKDLKVTVKTEQGKLPLVHSIDFELKPGRVLGLVGESGSGKTVTSLALMQMLERKASEVEGSIRLNGRELNGRKEEDMRRIRGKEVALIMQNPMNAFSPVYPIGTQFIETIRTHTSLSKKQAAELACSAMSDVNLPHSSELLRKYPFELSGGMLQRVMIALSVCLNPSVIIADEPTTALDVTNQLQVLRLLDRVRQDHGTAILLISHDLGVIAEMADDVAVMQQGRIVEQADVFELFDHPKHAYTQTLLAARPMLQISPEMAHCIWS
- the nikC gene encoding nickel ABC transporter permease subunit NikC, whose product is MIGGLRRGFKSQKAVAVCSIIIVFFFLVSVFAPWIAPHDPVHVNLAVKLQSPSWDYPLGTDQLGRCNLSRLLYGSRVSLGFASLIFICSLGLGLLVGTAAGYRGGWLDAVLMRFCEGVMAFPSLILVLGLVGILGPGLFQLVIALMMVQWVYYARMFRNLVVGLKDRNFITAARVSGSSQWQIIRRHMIPNILPPILVIGTLEMGWAIMDISAMSFLGLGIQPPTPEWGAMVNEGKSFIRNHPQLMLYPGLLIVVVVATFNLLGEALSERYGVKRRF
- the nikE gene encoding nickel import ATP-binding protein NikE; its protein translation is MTLLQVNEVTHAYASSSLFRRSKRDTNILSGVSLRIEEGTCLGLLGASGAGKSTLGRVILGLEKPKQGQVLFQGHDLYAVDSKIRRQLRRDLQVVFQDCYSSVNPRMTAEQIIGEPLGNYESLSPQEQKRAVGELLERVGLSAKDGGKYPHQFSGGQLQRINIARAIALKPKMIVLDEAVSSLDMVHQTNILRLLSDLRSAFGLSYLFITHDIKAAYTIADALAVMEKGQVAEYCERKEQFLLSPHPAVRSLLGSMLSEHPRYRSRERLS
- a CDS encoding carbohydrate ABC transporter permease; the protein is MSIENRTVGSKLFNAANASLLLLFSLITVIPFLYILAVSFTSPAEVVKGGLLLFPKEFTFAAYQYIFSTDTMMRAILVSVYITVFGTAINLFFTSITAYPLARSTLKGRRTILLLVLITMLFSGGMIPTYFVVKAFGMINTYWSLMIPTAISAFNLIVLKNFFQQIPDGLEDAARIDGCSDLGILFRIVLPLSLPAMATFGLFYAVGHWNTYFNAVMYINDSVKFPVQIVLRQIVLLSQDQIGDSTTQQDPEDYLPQTIRMASIVIATVPILLVYPFLQKHFAKGVMLGSVKG
- the nikB gene encoding nickel ABC transporter permease subunit NikB, with protein sequence MAIYIGKRILSIVPIVLFASFLMFVMIKVGPVDPAEAYLAAAHIHPDDEVLAAKRHEFGLDQPLLVQYAQSVMKMCRLDFGTSYITNEPVWQEVVLKFPATIQLALCSILLAILVSVPIGFLSAIFKNGAVDYSSRVLSYIGACIPIFWLGYLLVYFFSVKLDWLPVEGRGTWQHLVLPSVTLALWLIAIYTRLLRTTVLEELQEAYVRYARTRGIKERVIMLKYVLRIAILPMITALGMNMGKLLTGAIIVEQVFSWPGFGRYFVQSIVNRDIPVIQCYVLLSVCIVVGCNLIVDLLQLYMDPRISRKGRADQ